The following coding sequences are from one Natrarchaeobaculum sulfurireducens window:
- a CDS encoding class I SAM-dependent methyltransferase: MNRSPFEHLVAEYDEWFDANRGAYRAERAALECALPESFDGGRALEVGVGTGRFAAPLGVSVGLDPAHSPLERARERGIDPVRGVAEALPVADDVLEVVTVVTVLSFVDDRETTLAELERVLEPDGTLVLAVLDRSSPMGAVYQDHKDENPFYAEATFLTAAEACSALESAGFEVERRLQTVFDDPAEPGAEGADVDVREGHGDGLFAVVRATPTGT, encoded by the coding sequence ATGAACAGATCACCCTTCGAACACCTGGTCGCGGAGTACGACGAATGGTTCGACGCCAATCGCGGTGCTTACCGCGCCGAGCGGGCCGCCCTCGAGTGCGCTCTTCCCGAGTCGTTCGACGGTGGTCGTGCACTCGAGGTCGGCGTCGGCACCGGCCGATTCGCCGCCCCACTCGGCGTTTCGGTCGGCCTCGATCCGGCTCACAGCCCGCTCGAACGAGCGCGGGAGCGCGGGATCGACCCCGTCCGCGGCGTTGCGGAAGCCCTCCCGGTCGCTGACGACGTACTCGAGGTGGTCACCGTCGTCACCGTGCTCTCGTTCGTCGACGACCGCGAGACGACCCTGGCCGAACTCGAACGCGTCCTCGAGCCCGACGGCACGCTCGTCCTGGCCGTACTCGATCGCTCGAGTCCGATGGGTGCCGTCTACCAGGACCACAAAGACGAGAATCCGTTCTACGCGGAGGCGACGTTTCTCACCGCTGCCGAGGCGTGTTCGGCCCTCGAATCGGCCGGCTTCGAAGTCGAGCGGCGGCTTCAGACGGTGTTCGACGACCCTGCAGAACCTGGGGCCGAGGGAGCCGACGTGGACGTCCGCGAGGGCCACGGCGACGGCCTGTTCGCCGTCGTCCGGGCGACCCCCACCGGAACGTGA
- a CDS encoding archaemetzincin family Zn-dependent metalloprotease — MLVDIVPVGSVPAEVKRAASGALRSVYDCDVSINDSQSVPNGAYDSGRNQYSAEPFIQLAERVGRGDKNIAITPHDLFYRRRNYVFGLAYLDGSGSVVSTYRLQTSSDGGFSNKSAAEIFENRVRKEIVHEIGHTYGLEHCDNNRCVMNFSPTVREVDIKEENLCGSCQRLIS, encoded by the coding sequence ATGCTCGTCGACATCGTGCCGGTCGGAAGCGTCCCCGCGGAGGTCAAGCGGGCGGCCTCCGGAGCGCTGCGATCGGTCTACGACTGCGACGTCTCGATCAACGACTCGCAGTCGGTCCCGAACGGCGCGTACGACTCCGGACGGAACCAGTACTCCGCCGAGCCGTTCATCCAGTTGGCCGAACGCGTCGGTCGGGGCGACAAGAACATCGCGATCACCCCACACGACCTCTTCTACCGTCGGCGTAACTACGTCTTCGGCCTCGCCTATCTCGATGGCTCCGGCAGCGTCGTCTCGACGTACCGGCTCCAGACCTCGAGCGACGGCGGCTTCTCGAACAAAAGCGCCGCGGAAATCTTCGAGAACCGCGTTCGCAAAGAGATCGTCCACGAGATCGGCCACACCTACGGCTTAGAACACTGTGACAACAACCGCTGTGTCATGAACTTCTCGCCGACCGTCCGCGAAGTCGATATCAAAGAGGAGAACCTCTGTGGCAGCTGTCAACGGTTGATCAGCTAA
- a CDS encoding tubulin/FtsZ family protein, with protein sequence MKLALVGVGSAGGRIVDRLVTLEESTGRNLSNGNVLVFDTAEDGFADLEFVPESRRAVFGDTHPEIGPDGTDGDPDLGVEVAREDIHELRRAFDDLEFTEVDGALLVAGLAGGTGGGAGAVLLEELQTVCDEPVYALGVLPAADEPDRSALNAARAFPSFVDIADNVVLFDNENWRSTLEYVEPSVAADVDAARTESETDTTVDENTADEDTDSEETSDAEDGEEAASVVNYVELNRAVATRILSLFGAGELESTSIAENRADASDLARTLETGGVSTIGRAELELDSPGTRVPWLPIPSWLPERLRSWLEGDAAEGGPTDAAKVKRLVRRAADGKLTLPCEIDSADRALVVLSGPPDAVSRKGFESARYWLERETDTVEVLAGDEPRPRASSLTATVLLSNVTAVPRIDALQQRAVVAQESLEDGDRETLEDGEFIW encoded by the coding sequence ATGAAACTCGCCCTCGTCGGCGTCGGAAGCGCCGGTGGTCGGATCGTCGACCGACTGGTCACTCTCGAGGAGTCGACCGGCCGGAATCTCTCGAACGGGAACGTATTAGTCTTCGATACGGCCGAGGACGGCTTCGCTGACCTCGAGTTCGTCCCCGAATCTCGCCGTGCCGTCTTCGGCGACACCCACCCCGAAATCGGCCCGGACGGGACCGACGGTGACCCAGACCTCGGCGTCGAGGTCGCCAGAGAGGACATCCACGAACTGCGTCGGGCCTTCGACGACCTCGAGTTCACCGAGGTCGACGGCGCGTTACTGGTCGCGGGACTGGCAGGCGGCACTGGCGGCGGTGCCGGTGCGGTGTTGCTCGAGGAACTCCAGACGGTCTGTGACGAGCCCGTCTACGCCCTCGGGGTGTTGCCCGCCGCGGACGAGCCGGATCGTAGTGCGTTGAACGCCGCTCGTGCGTTCCCGTCGTTCGTCGATATCGCCGACAACGTGGTGCTTTTCGACAACGAAAACTGGCGATCGACGCTCGAGTACGTCGAACCCAGTGTGGCTGCAGACGTCGACGCCGCCCGGACTGAGAGCGAGACCGACACGACAGTCGACGAGAACACAGCCGACGAGGATACCGATAGCGAAGAGACATCCGACGCCGAAGACGGCGAGGAGGCTGCAAGCGTGGTAAACTACGTCGAACTCAACCGCGCCGTCGCCACGCGGATTCTTTCGCTGTTCGGTGCCGGAGAACTCGAGTCGACGTCGATCGCCGAGAACCGGGCCGACGCGAGCGATCTGGCCCGCACGCTCGAGACTGGCGGTGTCTCTACGATCGGCCGGGCGGAACTCGAACTCGATTCGCCCGGAACTCGAGTTCCCTGGTTGCCGATCCCGTCGTGGCTTCCAGAGCGCCTGCGCTCGTGGCTCGAGGGTGACGCCGCCGAGGGGGGACCGACCGACGCGGCGAAGGTCAAACGCCTCGTCCGCCGGGCAGCCGACGGCAAACTCACGCTGCCCTGTGAGATCGACAGCGCGGATCGCGCGCTCGTCGTCCTCTCGGGGCCGCCGGATGCCGTCTCGCGCAAGGGCTTCGAGAGCGCTCGCTACTGGCTCGAGCGAGAGACCGACACCGTCGAAGTGCTCGCTGGCGACGAGCCGCGACCGCGTGCGTCGTCGCTTACGGCGACCGTTTTGCTCTCGAACGTGACTGCGGTCCCGCGGATCGACGCGCTCCAGCAGCGGGCCGTCGTGGCCCAGGAGTCACTCGAGGATGGCGACCGGGAGACGCTCGAGGACGGCGAGTTCATCTGGTGA
- a CDS encoding ribosome biogenesis/translation initiation ATPase RLI, which produces MADDSIAVVDLDRCQPDRCSYECKNYCPPNRTGKECITLRGEETDQGQPEQVHISEEICLGETCGICVEKCPFDAIEIINLPQELQDDPAHRYGENAFSLYGLPAPQDGQVTGILGPNGIGKTTAVRILAGELEPNLGRHGEPVDWDDVLEAYRGTELQEYIADVRDGEVTVARKPQYVDQIPNSFDGNTRELLERTDERDALDHLVERLSIGPVMDQSIDDLSGGELQRVALAATLARDTDFYFLDEITPYLDIGQRVTAARLIRELAEEEDRSMLVVEHDLAILDLLADTLHVAYGEPGAYGVVTSPKSVRNGINEYLAGYLDNENMRIRPNPIEFEEHAPRTESRGETLVEYPDLTKRYGDGEFSLEVDGGEIRRNEVLGIVGPNGIGKSTFAKLLTGNLESDEGDADLDLDISYKPQYVTIDQHMRVDAFLSSITNQFGSSYWNTEIAQPLQLERIMEQNLSDLSGGERQRVAIAACLSDSADLYLLDEPSAHLDVEQRVQATSAIRRYAEQQDATVMVIDHDIYMIDLLADRLMVFDGEPAVHGRAGTPQSMRGGMNEFLANLEVTFRRDERTSRPRINKPDSQLDKQQKADGEYYYAP; this is translated from the coding sequence ATGGCAGACGATAGTATTGCCGTCGTCGACCTCGACCGGTGCCAGCCCGACCGGTGTAGCTACGAGTGTAAGAACTACTGCCCGCCGAACCGGACTGGCAAGGAGTGTATCACGCTTCGGGGCGAAGAAACTGATCAGGGTCAGCCCGAACAGGTCCACATCTCCGAGGAGATCTGTCTGGGCGAGACCTGTGGGATCTGCGTCGAGAAGTGTCCGTTCGACGCCATCGAGATCATCAACCTGCCACAGGAACTTCAGGATGACCCGGCCCACCGCTACGGCGAGAATGCCTTCTCGCTGTACGGCCTCCCGGCACCGCAGGATGGGCAGGTGACCGGTATCCTCGGCCCGAACGGGATCGGGAAGACGACCGCCGTCAGGATTCTCGCGGGCGAACTCGAGCCAAACCTCGGCCGTCACGGCGAGCCGGTCGACTGGGACGACGTCCTCGAGGCCTATCGCGGCACTGAACTGCAAGAATACATTGCGGACGTCCGCGACGGCGAAGTGACCGTCGCCCGGAAACCACAGTACGTCGACCAGATCCCGAACTCCTTCGACGGGAACACGCGCGAGTTGCTCGAGCGGACGGACGAACGCGACGCCTTGGACCACCTGGTTGAACGGCTCTCGATCGGCCCCGTCATGGACCAGTCGATCGACGACCTCTCCGGCGGCGAACTCCAGCGAGTCGCGCTCGCGGCGACGCTGGCTCGCGATACGGACTTTTACTTCTTGGACGAGATCACGCCGTATCTCGATATCGGCCAGCGTGTCACCGCCGCACGTCTGATCCGCGAACTCGCCGAGGAAGAGGACCGATCGATGCTGGTCGTCGAACACGACCTGGCGATCCTCGACCTGCTCGCGGACACGCTCCACGTCGCCTACGGTGAGCCCGGAGCGTACGGTGTGGTCACCTCGCCGAAGTCGGTCCGCAACGGGATCAACGAGTATCTCGCGGGCTATCTCGACAACGAGAACATGCGGATCCGGCCGAATCCGATCGAGTTCGAAGAACACGCCCCCCGGACCGAGAGCCGCGGCGAGACGCTCGTCGAGTATCCCGACCTCACCAAGCGCTACGGCGACGGCGAGTTCTCCCTCGAGGTCGACGGCGGCGAGATCCGCCGGAACGAAGTGCTGGGGATCGTCGGGCCGAACGGGATCGGGAAGTCGACGTTTGCGAAGCTATTGACGGGCAACCTCGAGTCCGACGAGGGCGACGCCGACCTCGACCTCGACATCTCGTATAAACCCCAGTACGTCACCATCGACCAGCACATGCGCGTCGATGCGTTCCTCTCGTCGATCACGAATCAGTTCGGTTCCTCGTACTGGAACACCGAGATCGCCCAGCCACTGCAACTCGAGCGGATCATGGAACAGAACCTCTCGGATCTGTCGGGCGGTGAGCGCCAGCGCGTCGCCATTGCCGCCTGCCTGTCGGACTCCGCCGATCTTTACCTGCTCGACGAGCCCTCCGCCCACCTCGACGTCGAACAGCGGGTCCAGGCGACGAGCGCGATCCGTCGCTACGCCGAACAGCAGGACGCGACGGTCATGGTCATCGACCACGACATCTACATGATCGACCTGCTCGCGGATCGACTGATGGTCTTCGACGGCGAGCCGGCCGTCCACGGTCGTGCGGGCACGCCACAGTCCATGCGTGGCGGCATGAACGAGTTCCTCGCGAACCTCGAGGTCACCTTCCGCCGCGACGAGCGGACCTCCCGGCCGCGGATCAACAAGCCCGACTCGCAACTCGACAAGCAACAGAAAGCCGACGGCGAGTACTACTACGCGCCCTGA
- a CDS encoding tubulin/FtsZ family protein, producing MKLATIGVGNAGSKIIDRMLEFEEETGRNLCRHVLVINSARTDLAKPDYVPEDRRVLIGDTHQKAKGHGVGGDVEVGAEVAKHDIDEIRRAFDDVEIHEVDAILVAAGLGGGTGSGAGPVVIDELQKMYDEPVYGLGILPGEYEGGRPALNAARSLQSFVRKVDNFIAFDNDAWRARGQTIEEGYEQMNRELAIRIVTLLAAGEIDESEVAENAMDSSDIMRTLDTDGVSSIGYASTAIREEGEGLLDRFRNGEELEAGATDAAKIKGLVRRAVNSRLTLPCEVSSADRALVVLSGPPELISRKGIESARQWIEQEADTVEVMAGDDPRPNSPELAAVVLLSNVTETPRIKDIQSQAVDAQDKIEELEAVREEEINDLITDDDDKLDPVV from the coding sequence ATGAAGCTCGCGACAATTGGCGTCGGAAATGCCGGCAGCAAGATCATCGACCGAATGCTCGAGTTCGAGGAGGAGACCGGTCGGAATCTCTGCCGGCACGTTCTCGTCATCAACTCGGCGCGGACCGACCTGGCCAAACCCGACTACGTCCCCGAGGATCGGCGGGTCCTGATCGGTGATACCCACCAGAAGGCGAAAGGCCACGGCGTCGGCGGCGACGTCGAGGTCGGCGCGGAAGTCGCCAAACACGACATCGACGAGATCCGTCGAGCGTTCGACGACGTCGAGATCCACGAGGTCGACGCGATTCTCGTCGCAGCGGGGCTGGGCGGCGGCACTGGCAGCGGTGCTGGCCCGGTTGTCATCGACGAACTACAGAAGATGTACGACGAGCCGGTTTACGGACTCGGCATCCTCCCTGGCGAGTACGAGGGCGGCCGTCCGGCACTGAACGCTGCCCGCTCGCTGCAGTCGTTCGTCCGCAAGGTGGACAACTTCATCGCCTTCGACAACGACGCCTGGCGCGCCCGCGGCCAGACGATCGAGGAGGGCTACGAGCAAATGAACCGCGAACTCGCGATCCGGATCGTCACGCTACTCGCTGCGGGCGAGATCGACGAGTCCGAGGTCGCCGAGAACGCGATGGACTCGAGCGACATCATGCGCACCCTCGACACCGACGGCGTCTCCTCGATCGGCTACGCGTCGACGGCCATCCGCGAGGAGGGCGAGGGCCTGCTCGACCGGTTCCGCAACGGCGAGGAACTCGAGGCCGGCGCGACCGACGCTGCGAAAATCAAGGGGCTGGTTCGCCGGGCGGTCAACTCTCGGCTGACGCTTCCCTGTGAAGTCTCGAGCGCCGACCGTGCACTGGTCGTCCTCTCCGGGCCGCCGGAGCTGATCTCCCGGAAGGGGATCGAGAGCGCCCGACAGTGGATCGAGCAGGAAGCGGACACCGTCGAGGTGATGGCTGGCGACGATCCGCGACCGAACTCGCCGGAGCTTGCGGCAGTCGTCCTCCTCTCGAACGTGACCGAGACGCCGCGGATCAAAGACATTCAGAGCCAGGCCGTCGACGCCCAGGACAAGATCGAAGAGCTCGAGGCCGTCCGCGAAGAGGAGATCAACGACCTGATCACCGACGACGACGACAAACTGGACCCGGTCGTGTGA
- a CDS encoding DUF7289 family protein has protein sequence MTGQDTVHTSNEAGRGLSPVVGIVLLFAMVVLGAALVFIAGTSMIDAFEAQADQERVDLFVDETDHQLMTVAASGQDQELPIDEVDGDVRVVDDGHVNVTWHGGNIDVTADDDLGALEFELEDRTIAHQGGGIWEDTGDTVRADSEPQIGYDGESGTLELRILQLDEDVTDGGTTMARADHTVDGSLSDAINDAAERSDGENVTLSLTSSYHEGWYQFLTDALGEDDHDEVTVEHEPSDERVVATITEIRDTTTQPKLYVEEDLGPDGGEDIGDYQLEYGEPMQFEAALTNAAGDTFESPVMNVSIEDGPAGEGGDPLSAEGTKNRTVSVTDAKDELDPGYTYEYTISTLDDAGHKLDTLDEPGSFYLGKPDTNFNLSNTDSTVDDDYVTITADLHNIGLEDGSQELDLDLEYEEELEDDPYDDIELEEITRSYGENGTIEVPINQSVLLDGEYEATIDTEDDEATTSFEVSAGVDPGRVGLGEIEDANVSVQVLGSQVSGDGTIGGFPNPTPVHNLAPMSLDVVANDETEYSFTNPDGGSNLNTGPTWQDKSDDSFTYNFTIEDETELTLRNTRYSTCQSRTTDPAELSHYSGPTDRDFTWCTDTPWNSVFGPIDASQDQNLQNVRVRSAEDNTIPALPSGTDQQLSATEVLEEAGLVEPGEDELDLGSGEFVFLFENTIDCSQVGCDQNDIDALWNDAIDAYEQNPTDTYDPNFNDLIVYVDVERAGVDPDTPSITIDPGAGDSVSEGPGESDASDLDGSTGHSGVDADTDQIVIG, from the coding sequence ATGACGGGGCAGGATACTGTTCACACTTCGAATGAGGCCGGACGGGGTCTCAGTCCGGTCGTCGGGATCGTCCTGCTGTTCGCGATGGTGGTTCTCGGTGCCGCACTCGTGTTCATCGCCGGTACGTCGATGATAGACGCATTCGAGGCGCAGGCCGATCAGGAACGAGTCGATCTATTCGTCGACGAGACAGACCACCAGCTCATGACGGTCGCCGCGAGCGGACAGGACCAGGAGCTGCCGATCGACGAGGTAGATGGCGATGTTCGAGTCGTCGACGACGGACACGTCAACGTGACGTGGCACGGGGGGAATATCGACGTCACCGCCGACGATGACCTCGGTGCTCTCGAGTTCGAACTCGAGGACCGAACGATCGCTCATCAAGGCGGTGGTATCTGGGAGGATACAGGCGACACCGTCCGCGCCGATTCCGAGCCCCAGATCGGCTACGACGGCGAGAGCGGAACGCTCGAGTTACGGATCTTACAGCTCGACGAGGACGTGACCGATGGCGGAACCACGATGGCTCGAGCCGACCACACCGTCGACGGCTCGTTGAGCGATGCGATCAATGACGCAGCCGAACGATCTGACGGTGAAAACGTCACGCTATCGCTCACTAGCTCGTATCACGAAGGCTGGTACCAGTTCTTGACCGATGCGCTCGGTGAGGACGACCACGACGAGGTCACGGTCGAACACGAACCGAGTGACGAACGCGTCGTCGCGACGATCACGGAGATCAGAGACACGACCACGCAGCCGAAACTGTACGTCGAAGAGGATCTCGGTCCAGATGGTGGTGAAGATATCGGTGACTACCAACTCGAGTACGGTGAACCGATGCAGTTCGAGGCGGCGCTGACGAACGCGGCCGGTGATACCTTCGAATCACCAGTAATGAACGTGTCTATCGAAGACGGTCCCGCCGGAGAGGGCGGTGACCCTCTGTCTGCAGAGGGGACGAAAAACAGGACTGTAAGCGTCACCGACGCCAAAGACGAACTTGACCCTGGGTATACGTACGAGTACACGATCAGCACGCTTGACGATGCTGGCCACAAACTCGATACGCTCGACGAGCCAGGTTCGTTCTACCTCGGGAAGCCGGACACGAACTTCAACCTGTCAAACACGGACTCGACGGTCGACGATGACTACGTGACGATCACTGCCGACCTCCACAACATCGGCCTCGAAGACGGCTCACAGGAACTCGACCTCGACCTCGAGTACGAAGAAGAACTCGAGGACGATCCGTACGACGATATCGAACTCGAGGAGATCACTCGATCGTACGGAGAGAATGGCACTATCGAGGTTCCAATTAACCAGAGCGTCCTCCTCGATGGGGAGTACGAGGCAACGATCGACACTGAGGACGACGAGGCGACGACGTCGTTCGAGGTCAGTGCTGGCGTCGACCCTGGCCGCGTCGGACTCGGTGAGATCGAGGACGCGAACGTGAGTGTACAGGTCCTCGGCTCACAGGTTTCCGGCGATGGTACCATAGGTGGCTTCCCCAACCCGACGCCAGTTCATAACCTCGCTCCGATGTCGCTCGACGTCGTTGCAAACGACGAGACCGAATACTCGTTTACCAATCCCGACGGTGGCAGTAATCTAAACACTGGTCCGACGTGGCAGGACAAAAGCGACGACAGTTTCACCTACAATTTCACCATCGAAGACGAAACCGAACTCACGCTGCGGAATACTCGGTATAGCACGTGTCAGAGTCGGACGACCGATCCGGCTGAACTCTCACACTACTCGGGACCGACCGATCGAGATTTCACCTGGTGTACCGATACGCCATGGAACAGCGTCTTCGGGCCGATCGACGCCTCTCAGGATCAGAACCTCCAGAACGTCAGGGTCCGAAGCGCAGAGGACAATACGATCCCAGCGCTTCCGTCCGGGACCGACCAGCAACTCAGTGCGACTGAAGTCCTCGAGGAAGCAGGGCTGGTCGAACCCGGCGAGGATGAACTCGACCTCGGTTCCGGTGAGTTCGTATTCCTCTTCGAGAATACGATCGACTGTAGCCAGGTGGGATGCGATCAAAACGACATCGACGCGTTGTGGAACGACGCCATCGATGCGTACGAGCAAAACCCCACCGACACCTACGACCCGAACTTCAACGATCTGATCGTGTACGTCGACGTCGAACGGGCTGGCGTCGACCCCGACACACCGAGCATCACGATCGACCCCGGTGCAGGTGATTCGGTCAGTGAAGGACCCGGCGAGTCCGACGCATCTGACCTGGACGGAAGCACCGGTCACTCCGGTGTCGACGCCGATACCGATCAGATCGTGATCGGGTAG
- a CDS encoding UPF0146 family protein, whose product MSDSRRNLKAIVDYLLEYDHVVEVGIGRRTDVAAQLVQAGVAVTATDVYLRDVPDGVRSVRDDVVDPDLEVYADADAIYARHLPPELHRPTLEVARKADTDFLFTTLGGDQPAIPVERRTIREGTLYVARSQPG is encoded by the coding sequence GTGTCCGACTCTCGCCGGAACCTGAAGGCAATAGTCGATTACCTCCTCGAGTACGACCACGTCGTCGAGGTGGGTATCGGTCGTCGGACCGATGTGGCGGCCCAACTCGTCCAAGCGGGGGTTGCCGTCACGGCAACGGACGTCTACCTCCGCGACGTCCCCGACGGCGTCCGGTCCGTCCGTGACGACGTCGTCGACCCCGACCTCGAGGTGTACGCCGACGCCGACGCCATCTACGCTCGACACCTCCCACCGGAGCTTCATCGGCCAACGCTCGAGGTCGCCAGGAAGGCCGACACCGACTTCCTGTTTACGACGCTCGGCGGCGACCAGCCTGCGATACCGGTCGAACGACGGACGATCCGGGAGGGGACGCTGTACGTGGCACGGTCCCAGCCAGGGTGA
- a CDS encoding EMC6-like membrane protein, which translates to MSTESISDRREHIRSISVTALSALLGVGVAFASVSITGDMAPADAATDTRALVLVLGAILFQYVLYDFTSIYSDDEFGVKHYLFIVFMTFSFWFVTWGILLTAEFHA; encoded by the coding sequence ATGTCGACCGAATCGATCAGCGACCGACGCGAGCATATTCGCTCGATCAGCGTGACGGCGCTGTCCGCGTTGCTCGGCGTCGGCGTGGCGTTCGCGTCCGTGTCCATTACAGGTGATATGGCCCCGGCGGACGCAGCGACCGACACTCGAGCGCTCGTGCTCGTGTTGGGGGCGATCCTGTTTCAGTACGTCCTCTATGACTTTACGAGCATCTATAGCGACGACGAGTTCGGCGTGAAACACTACCTGTTTATCGTGTTCATGACGTTCTCGTTCTGGTTCGTGACGTGGGGAATCTTGCTGACCGCCGAGTTCCACGCCTGA
- a CDS encoding TIGR01548 family HAD-type hydrolase, which produces MNADAVVLDVDGVLVDVADSYRRAIVDSVEYVYDRTIRKADIQQFKDAGGFNNDWELTDAAALYVLATGEGYDASIDGYTDAIAESGGGLEAAESVVRESIGARAFQRVDGNWDRDRLRDVFQQLYLGTALYRGLEGGNPELETRGFIHDEPVLLEDDARDALLGDYDVGILTGRPAPEAEIALERVGLESEVPLEHRFTMDDWEEGKPHPRALVTLAERFDAETVVFVGDTLDDVRTAVNAADADPDREYHGVGVLTGGLTGEEGRQKYETAGATAVLESINDLPDWLAD; this is translated from the coding sequence ATGAACGCAGACGCTGTCGTGCTGGACGTCGATGGGGTGCTCGTCGACGTCGCCGACTCCTACCGGCGCGCGATCGTCGACTCCGTCGAGTACGTCTACGACCGGACCATCCGCAAAGCCGACATCCAGCAGTTCAAGGACGCAGGTGGGTTCAACAACGACTGGGAACTCACCGACGCCGCCGCGCTGTACGTCCTCGCGACAGGCGAGGGGTACGACGCCTCGATCGACGGGTACACCGACGCCATCGCCGAGTCGGGCGGTGGACTCGAGGCAGCCGAATCCGTCGTTCGCGAGTCGATCGGCGCGCGGGCGTTCCAGCGCGTCGACGGGAACTGGGACCGTGACCGACTGCGCGACGTCTTCCAGCAACTCTACCTCGGCACAGCGCTCTATCGCGGTCTCGAGGGCGGCAACCCCGAACTCGAGACGCGCGGATTCATCCACGACGAGCCCGTTTTGCTCGAGGACGACGCTCGCGATGCGTTGCTCGGCGACTACGATGTGGGTATCCTGACTGGCCGTCCAGCGCCGGAGGCCGAAATCGCCTTAGAGCGTGTGGGCCTCGAGAGCGAGGTTCCGCTCGAGCACCGCTTTACGATGGACGACTGGGAGGAGGGAAAACCCCACCCGCGGGCGCTGGTGACGCTCGCAGAGCGTTTCGACGCCGAGACGGTCGTCTTCGTCGGAGACACCTTAGACGACGTTCGGACGGCCGTCAACGCGGCCGACGCCGATCCCGACCGGGAGTACCACGGCGTCGGCGTTCTCACTGGCGGACTGACTGGTGAAGAGGGACGGCAAAAGTACGAGACAGCGGGTGCAACGGCGGTGCTCGAGTCGATCAACGACCTGCCGGACTGGCTCGCCGACTGA